A single genomic interval of Juglans regia cultivar Chandler chromosome 1, Walnut 2.0, whole genome shotgun sequence harbors:
- the LOC108995582 gene encoding axial regulator YABBY 5-like isoform X2: MKLSVELSDLEPSRPNTDLVSVPCSSLFDIVTVRCGHCTNLWSVNMAAAFQSLSWQDVQAQNNNATPDYKIHESGSSSKCNMSKVAMRAQVTNAATQERVVNRPPEKRQRVPSAYNQFIKEEIQRIKASNPDISHREAFSTAAKNWAHFPHIHFGLMLETNNQAKALDNGSHGKHLMSRAGSLLNK; this comes from the exons ATGAAGCTCTCTGTTGAATTATCTGATCTTGAACCCTCCCGGCCTAACACAGACCTT GTAAGCGTTCCATGCAGCAGTCTCTTTGACATCGTAACGGTCCGCTGCGGGCACTGCACCAATCTATGGTCCGTGAACATGGCCGCTGCGTTTCAGTCACTGTCATGGCAAGATGTTCAG gcACAGAATAACAACGCCACACCAGATTACAAGATTCATGAGTCGGGCTCATCTTCCAAATGCAACATGAGCAAGGTTGCAATGCGAGCACAGGTCACGAATGCCGCCACTCAGGAAAGGGTAGTGAATCGAC CTCCCGAGAAGAGGCAGCGAGTACCATCTGCATACAATCAGTTTATAAA AGAGGAGATCCAGAGGATCAAAGCCAGTAATCCTGACATTAGCCACAGGGAAGCCTTTAGCACTGCTGCAAAAAAT TGGGCACACTTCCCTCATATTCATTTCGGGTTGATGTTGGAGACCAACAATCAAGCTAAGGCGCTGGACAAT
- the LOC108995582 gene encoding axial regulator YABBY 5-like isoform X1, whose product MSTCIDVAPEQLCYIPCNFCNIVLAVSVPCSSLFDIVTVRCGHCTNLWSVNMAAAFQSLSWQDVQAQNNNATPDYKIHESGSSSKCNMSKVAMRAQVTNAATQERVVNRPPEKRQRVPSAYNQFIKEEIQRIKASNPDISHREAFSTAAKNWAHFPHIHFGLMLETNNQAKALDNGSHGKHLMSRAGSLLNK is encoded by the exons ATGTCGACCTGCATCGATGTTGCGCCTGAGCAACTCTGCTACATCCCCTGCAACTTTTGCAACATCGTTCTTGCG GTAAGCGTTCCATGCAGCAGTCTCTTTGACATCGTAACGGTCCGCTGCGGGCACTGCACCAATCTATGGTCCGTGAACATGGCCGCTGCGTTTCAGTCACTGTCATGGCAAGATGTTCAG gcACAGAATAACAACGCCACACCAGATTACAAGATTCATGAGTCGGGCTCATCTTCCAAATGCAACATGAGCAAGGTTGCAATGCGAGCACAGGTCACGAATGCCGCCACTCAGGAAAGGGTAGTGAATCGAC CTCCCGAGAAGAGGCAGCGAGTACCATCTGCATACAATCAGTTTATAAA AGAGGAGATCCAGAGGATCAAAGCCAGTAATCCTGACATTAGCCACAGGGAAGCCTTTAGCACTGCTGCAAAAAAT TGGGCACACTTCCCTCATATTCATTTCGGGTTGATGTTGGAGACCAACAATCAAGCTAAGGCGCTGGACAAT